A single window of Mangifera indica cultivar Alphonso chromosome 18, CATAS_Mindica_2.1, whole genome shotgun sequence DNA harbors:
- the LOC123201964 gene encoding transcription factor-like protein DPB, with protein sequence MVTGNTSHRDDGDRNPPAAAASRGGGGATRSWGTTVSGQSVSTSGSVGSPSQSMATPGSDNTFLKLNHLDIHGDDAGSQGAAGKKKKRGQRAVGGDKSGRGLRQFSMKVCEKVESKGRTTYNEVADELVAEFADPSNSLASPDQQQYDEKNIRRRVYDALNVLMAMDIISKDKKEIQWKGLPRTSLNDIEELKAERLGLRNRIEKKTAYLQELEEQFVGLQNLIQRNEQLYSSGDAPSGGVALPFILVQTRPHATVEVEISEDMQLVHFDFNSTPFELHDDNYVLKAMKFCERPQSDNMVPNFPVDGGESSSMSGMYQSQLLLPPSNTLSRPPTSPPIPGILKARVKHEH encoded by the exons ATGGTCACTGGAAATACTTCTCACAGAGACGATGGGGACCGAAACCCACCCGCAGCCGCCGCTTCTAGAGGTGGAGGTGGAGCTACGCGATCGTGGGGCACCACCGTCTCCGGCCAATCGGTGTCTACCAGTGGCAGCGTGGGGTCGCCTTCACAGAGCATGGCCACACCGGGGAGTGACAATACTTTCTTGAAATTGAATCATCTTGACATTCATGGGGATGATGCTGGCTCTCAAGGTGCTGCTGG CAAGAAGAAAAAGCGAGGGCAAAGGGCAGTTGGAGGAGATAAGAGTGGTAGAGGGCTTCGCCAATTTAGCATGAAAG TGTGCGAGAAAGTAGAAAGCAAGGGAAGAACCACATACAATGAG GTTGCAGACGAACTTGTAGCTGAATTTGCTGATCCTAGCAATAGTTTAGCTTCCCCAGATCAG CAACAATATGACGAAAAAAACATTCGACGAAGGGTATATGATGCTCTAAATGTACTCATGGCCATGGATATCATATCTAAGGATAAAAAGGAAATACAGTGGAAGGGTCTCCCACGTACTAGCCTGAATGATATTGAAGAATTAAAG GCTGAGCGTCTTGGACTAAGaaatagaattgaaaagaaaactGCTTATCTTCAGGAACTAGAGGAGCAA TTTGTAGGACTCCAAAACCTTATACAACGAAATGAGCAGTTATACAGTTCTGGAGATGCTCCCAGCGGTGGTGTGGCTTTACCTTTTATTCTGGTGCAG ACACGCCCTCATGCAACTGTTGAAGTGGAAATATCAGAAGATATGCAGCTGGTGCATTTTGACTTCAATAG CACCCCTTTTGAGCTCCACGATGACAATTATGTACTTAAGGCAATGAAATTTTGTGAGAGACCACAAAGTGATAATATGGTACCCAATTTCCCTGTAGATGGTGGTGAAAGTTCTAGCATGTCCGGTATGTATCAATCACAACTACTCCTTCCACCGTCAAACACCTTGAGTAGGCCTCCAACCTCACCGCCAATCCCTGGTATACTAAAAGCACGTGTTAAACATGAGCATTAA
- the LOC123201963 gene encoding histidine--tRNA ligase, chloroplastic/mitochondrial-like isoform X2: MPAIHSSLNCFLKPLFLSQISISFSKFAIPKQVLNSRNLCTLASADSASSHNGGRSGALSPLPVTEEVQKIDVNPPKGTRDFPPEDMRLRNWLFHNFREVSRLFGFEEVDFPVLESEALFIRKAGEEIREQLYCFEDRGNRRVALRPELTPSLARLVIQKGKSVPLPLKWFTVGQCWRYERMTRGRRREHYQWNMDIIGVPEVTAEAELISSIVTFFKRIGITESDVGFRVSSRKVLQEVLRCHSIPENLFGKVCIIIDKIEKLPLDLIKNDLRYAGISEEAIEKLLMVLSIKSLTELEENFGYSDWIQFDASVVRGLAYYTGIVFECFDRDGKLRAICGGGRYDRLLLTFGGDDIPACGFGFGDAVIVELLKEKGLLPELDLQVDNIVCALDYDLQGAAAAVATILREKGQSVDLVLESKPLKWVFKRAARINAQRLILVGNTEWQKGMVGVKILSSGEQYEIKLDQLE; this comes from the exons ATGCCTGCAATTCACTCTTCACTAAACTGTTTCCTCAAGCCTCTATTCTTATCTCAAATTTCTATCTCCTTCAGCAAGTTCGCAATCCCCAAGCAAGTACTCAACTCTAGAAACCTCTGTACTTTAGCTTCCGCCGACTCCGCCTCCAGCCACAATGGAGGTCGGTCAGGTGCTCTCTCTCCGCTTCCAGTCACGGAGGAGGTGCAGAAAATCGACGTCAATCCTCCCAAAGGCACCAGAGACTTCCCTCCGGAGGACATGCGACTTCGCAATTGGCTTTTCCACAATTTCCGAGAG gtgtCACGTTTATTTGGATTTGAGGAAGTTGATTTTCCAGTGTTAGAGTCAGAAGCTCTGTTTATTAGAAAAGCAGGGGAGGAGATTCGAGAACAG CTGTATTGTTTTGAAGATAGAGGAAATCGTCGCGTTGCATTGAGGCCAGAGCTAACTCCATCTTTAGCAAGGCTAGTGATACAGAAAGG AAAATCAGTGCCTCTTCCGTTGAAATGGTTTACTGTTGGACAGTGCTGGCGGTATGAGAGAATGACAAGGGGACGGCGTCGTGAGCACTACCAATGGAATATGGATATCATTGGTGTACCTGAAGTGACG GCTGAAGCAGAACTGATTTCTTCTATCGTCACTTTCTTCAAGCGAATTGGAATCACTGAATCAGATGTTGGATTTAGGGTTTCCAGTCGAAAG GTTTTGCAAGAAGTTTTGAGGTGCCACTCCATACCTGAAAACTTGTTTGGCAAGGTTTGCATCATAATAGACAAG ATAGAGAAGCTACCACTTGATTTGATTAAGAATGATCTGAGGTATGCTGGGATATCAGAAGAAGCTATTGAAAAGCTATTAATGGTTCTCTCCATAAAGTCCTTGACAGAGTTGGAAG AAAATTTTGGTTATTCTGATTGGATTCAGTTTGATGCATCTGTCGTTCGAGGCCTTGCCTACTACACTGGTATTGTATTCGAG TGTTTCGATAGGGATGGAAAGTTGAGAGCTATTTGTGGAGGTGGGCGGTATGATCGGCTGCTCTTGACTTTTGGTGGTGATGACATTCCAGCTTGTGGCTTTGGATTTGGTGATGCGGTTATTGTAGAA TTGCTCAAGGAGAAGGGCCTTCTGCCAGAACTGGACCTCCAGGTGGACAATATTGTCTGTGCTTTGGATTATGATCTTCAAGGAGCAGCTGCTGCAGTTGCAACAATACTCAGAGAAAAAGGTCAAAGTGTTGATTTAGTCTTGGAGAGCAAACCTCTTAAATG GGTGTTCAAACGGGCAGCACGGATAAATGCTCAAAGGCTGATTTTGGTGGGGAATACTGAATGGCAAAAGGGTATGGTTGGTGTAAAAATCCTTTCTTCTGGTGAACAATATGAGATTAAACTTGATCAACTAGAGTGA
- the LOC123201963 gene encoding histidine--tRNA ligase, chloroplastic/mitochondrial-like isoform X1 — protein sequence MPAIHSSLNCFLKPLFLSQISISFSKFAIPKQVLNSRNLCTLASADSASSHNGGRSGALSPLPVTEEVQKIDVNPPKGTRDFPPEDMRLRNWLFHNFREVSRLFGFEEVDFPVLESEALFIRKAGEEIREQLYCFEDRGNRRVALRPELTPSLARLVIQKGKSVPLPLKWFTVGQCWRYERMTRGRRREHYQWNMDIIGVPEVTAEAELISSIVTFFKRIGITESDVGFRVSSRKVLQEVLRCHSIPENLFGKVCIIIDKIEKLPLDLIKNDLRYAGISEEAIEKLLMVLSIKSLTELEEILGGAGEAIADLKQLFLLAENFGYSDWIQFDASVVRGLAYYTGIVFECFDRDGKLRAICGGGRYDRLLLTFGGDDIPACGFGFGDAVIVELLKEKGLLPELDLQVDNIVCALDYDLQGAAAAVATILREKGQSVDLVLESKPLKWVFKRAARINAQRLILVGNTEWQKGMVGVKILSSGEQYEIKLDQLE from the exons ATGCCTGCAATTCACTCTTCACTAAACTGTTTCCTCAAGCCTCTATTCTTATCTCAAATTTCTATCTCCTTCAGCAAGTTCGCAATCCCCAAGCAAGTACTCAACTCTAGAAACCTCTGTACTTTAGCTTCCGCCGACTCCGCCTCCAGCCACAATGGAGGTCGGTCAGGTGCTCTCTCTCCGCTTCCAGTCACGGAGGAGGTGCAGAAAATCGACGTCAATCCTCCCAAAGGCACCAGAGACTTCCCTCCGGAGGACATGCGACTTCGCAATTGGCTTTTCCACAATTTCCGAGAG gtgtCACGTTTATTTGGATTTGAGGAAGTTGATTTTCCAGTGTTAGAGTCAGAAGCTCTGTTTATTAGAAAAGCAGGGGAGGAGATTCGAGAACAG CTGTATTGTTTTGAAGATAGAGGAAATCGTCGCGTTGCATTGAGGCCAGAGCTAACTCCATCTTTAGCAAGGCTAGTGATACAGAAAGG AAAATCAGTGCCTCTTCCGTTGAAATGGTTTACTGTTGGACAGTGCTGGCGGTATGAGAGAATGACAAGGGGACGGCGTCGTGAGCACTACCAATGGAATATGGATATCATTGGTGTACCTGAAGTGACG GCTGAAGCAGAACTGATTTCTTCTATCGTCACTTTCTTCAAGCGAATTGGAATCACTGAATCAGATGTTGGATTTAGGGTTTCCAGTCGAAAG GTTTTGCAAGAAGTTTTGAGGTGCCACTCCATACCTGAAAACTTGTTTGGCAAGGTTTGCATCATAATAGACAAG ATAGAGAAGCTACCACTTGATTTGATTAAGAATGATCTGAGGTATGCTGGGATATCAGAAGAAGCTATTGAAAAGCTATTAATGGTTCTCTCCATAAAGTCCTTGACAGAGTTGGAAG AGATACTTGGAGGTGCAGGGGAAGCCATTGCTGATCTGAAACAACTATTTTTGCTTGCAGAAAATTTTGGTTATTCTGATTGGATTCAGTTTGATGCATCTGTCGTTCGAGGCCTTGCCTACTACACTGGTATTGTATTCGAG TGTTTCGATAGGGATGGAAAGTTGAGAGCTATTTGTGGAGGTGGGCGGTATGATCGGCTGCTCTTGACTTTTGGTGGTGATGACATTCCAGCTTGTGGCTTTGGATTTGGTGATGCGGTTATTGTAGAA TTGCTCAAGGAGAAGGGCCTTCTGCCAGAACTGGACCTCCAGGTGGACAATATTGTCTGTGCTTTGGATTATGATCTTCAAGGAGCAGCTGCTGCAGTTGCAACAATACTCAGAGAAAAAGGTCAAAGTGTTGATTTAGTCTTGGAGAGCAAACCTCTTAAATG GGTGTTCAAACGGGCAGCACGGATAAATGCTCAAAGGCTGATTTTGGTGGGGAATACTGAATGGCAAAAGGGTATGGTTGGTGTAAAAATCCTTTCTTCTGGTGAACAATATGAGATTAAACTTGATCAACTAGAGTGA
- the LOC123202392 gene encoding heavy metal-associated isoprenylated plant protein 6-like: MGEQKEAANNDGEKKPAADAGVKKDDGVLTVVLKMELHCEGCAKKVKRVIKHYEGVQSVKTDCDANKITVVGNVNPTKLKERLEEKSKKKVELISPQPKKEAGAGGGDKKTEEKKAEEKKPEEKKAEEKKPPKESSVVLKIRLHCDGCISKIKKVIKKINGADDVSVDNGKDLVMVKGSMDVKEMVAYLKDKLRRNVELVPSKKDDGGEKKDAKAAGGGSEGDKKEKGAASTPAPAADKGEKKEKEAPVAAAGGGSGGDAPKMEVSKMEYFGYPYPPPPTYWYSAPVYGNQSYPMEHQYQQVVYMNDAYHNPHLHAPQMFSDENPNACSIM, from the exons ATGGGCGAG CAAAAGGAAGCTGCTAACAATGACGGTGAGAAGAAGCCTGCAGCTGACGCTGGTGTGAAGAAAGACGACGGCGTTTTAACTGTCGTTTTAAAGATGGAGTTGCATTGTGAAGGCTGTGCGAAGAAAGTCAAACGTGTGATAAAACATTACGAAG gTGTTCAGTCGGTGAAGACAGACTGTGATGCTAATAAAATCACGGTGGTCGGCAATGTGAACCCGACGAAACTGAAGGAGAGATTGGAAGAGAAATCGAAGAAAAAAGTCGAGCTTATTTCTCCTCAGCCGAAGAAAGAAGCGGGTGCCGGTGGCGGAGATAAAAAAACGGAGGAGAAGAaggcggaggaaaagaaaccgGAGGAGAAGAAAGCTGAGGAAAAGAAACCACCAAAAGAG AGTTCCGTCGTTTTGAAGATTAGGTTGCACTGTGATGGTTGCATCAGCAAAATCAAGAAGGTTATTAAAAAGATCAACG GGGCTGATGATGTGAGTGTAGACAATGGTAAAGATCTAGTGATGGTCAAGGGAAGTATGGACGTTAAGGAGATGGTGGCTTATCTAAAAGATAAACTCAGAAGAAACGTTGAGCTTGTTCCCAGCAAAAAGGATGATGGAGGTGAGAAGAAAGATGCCAAAGCTGCCGGAGGAGGCAGCGAAGGCGATAAGAAAGAGAAGGGAGCTGCCTCCACCCCGGCACCCGCCGCCGACAAaggagaaaagaaggaaaaggaaGCTCCTGTTGCGGCTGCTGGTGGTGGCAGTGGAGGTGACGCTCCTAAGATGGAGGTGAGCAAGATGGAGTATTTCGGTTACCCCTACCCCCCGCCGCCTACTTACTGGTACAGCGCGCCAGTATACGGCAACCAGAGTTACCCCATGGAGCATCAGTATCAACAAGTGGTTTACATGAACGACGCTTACCACAACCCTCACTTGCACGCTCCGCAGATGTTCAGTGATGAGAATCCGAACGCGTGCTCCATCATGTAA